The proteins below come from a single Halothiobacillus neapolitanus c2 genomic window:
- a CDS encoding NuoB/complex I 20 kDa subunit family protein gives MGIEGVLEKGFVTTSADKLINWARTGSLWPMTFGLACCAVEMMHAGAARYDLDRFGVVFRPSPRQSDVMIVAGTLVNKMAPALRKVYDQMAEPRWVISMGSCANGGGYYHYSYAVVRGCDRIVPVDIYVPGCPPTAEALLYGIIQLQNKIRRTNTIARS, from the coding sequence ATGGGAATAGAAGGTGTTCTCGAAAAAGGCTTCGTCACCACTTCTGCCGACAAGCTGATTAACTGGGCGCGTACCGGTTCGCTCTGGCCCATGACGTTCGGTTTGGCCTGTTGTGCGGTCGAAATGATGCATGCGGGCGCTGCCCGATACGATCTGGACCGGTTCGGCGTTGTTTTCCGCCCCAGCCCGCGTCAGTCGGATGTGATGATCGTGGCTGGCACCCTGGTCAATAAAATGGCCCCGGCTTTGCGCAAGGTCTACGATCAGATGGCTGAACCACGTTGGGTTATTTCCATGGGGTCCTGCGCCAATGGTGGCGGCTACTATCATTATTCTTACGCCGTTGTGCGCGGTTGCGACCGGATTGTGCCAGTTGATATTTACGTTCCGGGCTGTCCGCCAACGGCCGAAGCCTTGCTGTACGGGATTATTCAGCTTCAGAACAAGATTCGCCGTACCAATACAATCGCACGGAGCTGA
- a CDS encoding NADH-quinone oxidoreductase subunit A produces the protein MLEGYLPILIFFGVAVLFSLGLLFGGKLLAPFRPDSSKNAPYECGFAAFEDARMKFDVRYYLVAILFIIFDLEIAFLFPWAVALDQIGHFGLIAMAIFLGVLVVGFVYEWKKGALEWE, from the coding sequence GTGCTAGAAGGTTATCTTCCCATCCTGATTTTCTTCGGCGTTGCCGTACTGTTCTCATTGGGGCTGTTGTTCGGCGGTAAGCTTCTGGCTCCCTTCCGCCCAGATTCTTCGAAGAACGCTCCGTATGAGTGCGGTTTTGCTGCATTTGAAGATGCTCGAATGAAATTTGATGTGCGTTACTATTTAGTTGCCATACTTTTCATTATTTTCGACTTGGAAATCGCCTTTTTGTTCCCTTGGGCTGTAGCCCTGGATCAGATCGGCCATTTCGGTTTGATTGCCATGGCCATCTTCTTGGGGGTTCTGGTCGTCGGGTTCGTGTACGAGTGGAAGAAGGGGGCGCTGGAATGGGAATAG
- the secG gene encoding preprotein translocase subunit SecG: MQTLILIGHVLIGLALIGLVLIQHGKGADAGAAFGSGSSGTVFGARGAATFLQKLTGWLVVAFFATSLLLAYVINTSHSPSSVVNSVPVSKTDSGDGSKPNPQNSVPSTSESVTPAPASQGKPSDVPSTSGGSEQVAPAANGSTKPDDVPSK; the protein is encoded by the coding sequence ATGCAAACATTGATTTTGATTGGGCATGTACTGATTGGTTTGGCCTTGATTGGCTTGGTGCTGATCCAGCATGGCAAGGGTGCAGATGCCGGGGCTGCGTTTGGCTCAGGCTCGTCTGGCACTGTATTTGGCGCGCGTGGCGCAGCTACCTTTCTGCAAAAATTGACGGGTTGGCTTGTGGTCGCTTTCTTTGCAACCAGTTTGCTTCTTGCCTACGTCATTAATACTTCACATAGTCCTTCCAGCGTGGTAAATTCTGTGCCCGTTTCAAAGACGGACTCTGGGGATGGTTCTAAGCCAAATCCACAGAATTCAGTGCCTTCAACTTCTGAGTCAGTGACCCCTGCACCAGCGAGTCAAGGTAAACCTTCTGATGTGCCATCCACATCGGGGGGCAGCGAGCAGGTCGCGCCGGCGGCTAATGGTTCAACCAAGCCGGACGATGTGCCGAGTAAGTGA
- the tpiA gene encoding triose-phosphate isomerase has product MRKPIVLGNWKLNGSTASSEALVAGILAGVTGLDAIDVGVCPPFVLIPQTVRQAAHTDLKVGAQDCSEYVEGAYTAEVSADMLRDVGCHHVLIGHSERRALFGEQNDVIARKVGRALAAGLMPVLCVGETLEERQSGHMDEVVCSQVQAVINEVGVAAFDRIVIAYEPVWAIGTGLTASPEQAQAMHATIRGLIAGQNASVARAVRIQYGGSVKPDNAAELFSQPDIDGGLIGGASLKAEDFMIICRAAADSLGTV; this is encoded by the coding sequence ATGCGTAAGCCAATCGTACTCGGAAACTGGAAGCTTAATGGCTCTACGGCCTCTTCGGAGGCGTTGGTGGCGGGCATTCTTGCCGGGGTAACGGGATTGGATGCGATCGACGTAGGGGTTTGCCCTCCGTTCGTTCTTATTCCGCAAACGGTGCGCCAAGCAGCGCATACGGATTTGAAGGTTGGTGCTCAGGATTGCTCGGAGTATGTCGAGGGTGCCTACACGGCCGAAGTCTCGGCAGACATGCTGCGTGATGTAGGTTGTCACCATGTGCTGATCGGTCACTCCGAGCGCCGGGCACTTTTCGGTGAGCAGAATGACGTGATTGCTCGCAAAGTCGGGCGCGCTCTGGCAGCCGGTCTCATGCCCGTTCTGTGTGTGGGCGAAACTTTGGAAGAGCGTCAATCCGGGCATATGGATGAAGTCGTCTGCTCTCAAGTGCAGGCGGTCATTAACGAGGTTGGTGTCGCTGCATTTGATCGAATCGTTATCGCGTATGAGCCTGTCTGGGCGATCGGGACCGGTTTGACTGCTTCGCCCGAGCAGGCGCAGGCAATGCACGCTACGATTCGTGGTCTGATTGCAGGGCAAAACGCATCGGTCGCGCGTGCCGTGCGCATTCAGTACGGTGGATCGGTGAAGCCGGATAACGCTGCCGAACTGTTTTCCCAGCCTGACATTGATGGCGGCTTGATTGGCGGCGCATCCTTGAAGGCCGAAGATTTTATGATTATTTGTCGTGCTGCGGCCGACTCGCTTGGAACCGTGTGA
- the glmM gene encoding phosphoglucosamine mutase — MKVFGTDGVRGTVGRWPMTPEFVLKLGWAAGMVLGQEGRRRVLIGKDTRISGYMFESALEAGFSAAGVDVRLLGPMPTPAIAYLTRTLRGSAGVVISASHNPFQDNGVKFFSSHGEKLPDVIEAEIERMLDEPMTVARPHLLGKAQRIDDAPGRYIEFCKSSIETGLSLSNLRIVVDCANGAGYQVAPRVFTELGAEVIRIGVEPDGLNINAGVGSTDPASLQRAVTEFRADLGVALDGDGDRVLLVDAEGQVLDGDQLLYIIAADRVSRSGYNGGVVGTLMSNLGLELAIKALGLPFVRANVGDRYVHETLKRHDWLLGGESSGHILCLDRHTTGDGIVAALQVLSAMKASGQSLRALTQKMSIFPQTLINVRTDQKCDLSQPRITSAVQAVEKVLGDDGRVLLRASGTEPLIRVMVEGKQADLVEKQAKKLAQEVTDIALSHED, encoded by the coding sequence ATGAAGGTTTTTGGGACCGATGGTGTCCGAGGTACTGTAGGGCGATGGCCAATGACGCCGGAGTTCGTGCTTAAACTCGGCTGGGCCGCAGGCATGGTACTGGGTCAGGAAGGACGCCGTCGGGTGCTTATTGGAAAGGACACACGAATTTCCGGATACATGTTCGAGTCGGCACTTGAGGCGGGTTTTTCTGCTGCAGGCGTCGATGTTCGTTTGCTGGGGCCAATGCCCACGCCAGCCATTGCCTACCTGACGCGCACGTTGCGAGGATCGGCTGGTGTGGTTATCAGCGCTTCTCACAACCCGTTTCAGGATAATGGTGTTAAATTTTTCTCCTCACATGGAGAAAAATTACCGGATGTGATCGAGGCTGAAATAGAGCGCATGCTGGACGAACCCATGACCGTGGCCCGTCCACATTTATTGGGCAAGGCGCAACGTATTGACGATGCCCCGGGTCGCTATATCGAGTTCTGCAAGAGCTCAATCGAAACCGGTTTGTCCTTGTCGAATCTGAGGATCGTTGTCGATTGCGCCAACGGAGCCGGGTATCAGGTTGCACCGCGCGTGTTCACGGAGCTCGGTGCCGAAGTGATTCGAATTGGCGTTGAACCGGATGGATTAAATATCAATGCAGGCGTGGGGTCGACCGATCCTGCCTCGCTTCAGCGGGCAGTTACAGAGTTCCGTGCGGATCTTGGTGTGGCACTGGATGGTGATGGAGACCGCGTGTTGCTCGTCGATGCCGAGGGTCAGGTGCTGGATGGCGATCAGTTGCTGTACATCATTGCGGCGGATCGTGTCAGTCGATCAGGTTACAACGGTGGCGTGGTCGGCACGCTAATGAGTAACCTCGGTCTCGAGTTGGCAATCAAGGCGTTGGGATTGCCCTTTGTGCGGGCTAATGTTGGTGATCGCTATGTGCACGAAACCCTGAAGCGTCATGACTGGCTCTTGGGTGGCGAGTCCTCCGGACATATTTTGTGTCTGGACCGGCATACCACGGGCGACGGTATTGTGGCTGCGCTACAGGTTCTTTCAGCGATGAAGGCCAGTGGTCAAAGCTTGCGCGCACTCACCCAAAAAATGTCAATTTTTCCGCAGACCCTGATCAATGTGCGCACGGACCAGAAGTGTGATTTGAGTCAGCCGCGCATCACCTCGGCGGTGCAGGCTGTCGAAAAAGTTCTGGGTGATGATGGTCGCGTCCTGCTTCGTGCATCGGGTACTGAGCCCCTGATTCGAGTCATGGTTGAGGGTAAGCAGGCTGATTTGGTTGAGAAACAGGCGAAAAAGCTGGCGCAGGAAGTAACGGACATCGCTCTATCCCATGAGGATTAG
- a CDS encoding c-type cytochrome, translated as MKMMRRSLLAVMLGGLMIQPVVSMAAGDAAAGKTKFATCAACHGADGKGNGGAFPALTHLNAADAETILTAFKKGDMATLKAHNLGGARYGTMAPQAANLSPADIADLAAYIATLGGGAQAASAPAAAAPAAAAPAANMIKADANIGFGHALFSSCAVCHGAEGEGGKLLNAPKLSGLPVSATTSMLEMYKSGKQLGQYSYVMNAQAKYLTPEEIRDLAAYISQMNVKGADNNMAQTE; from the coding sequence ATGAAAATGATGCGTCGTTCGCTATTGGCTGTCATGTTGGGCGGTTTGATGATTCAGCCCGTGGTTTCAATGGCCGCAGGTGATGCTGCTGCGGGTAAAACAAAATTTGCAACGTGCGCAGCCTGCCACGGCGCAGATGGAAAAGGTAACGGGGGGGCTTTCCCCGCGTTGACTCATTTGAACGCGGCGGATGCTGAAACCATCCTGACTGCGTTCAAAAAAGGCGATATGGCTACACTGAAGGCTCATAACCTTGGTGGCGCACGCTATGGCACCATGGCGCCTCAGGCCGCCAACCTGTCTCCGGCAGATATTGCTGACCTCGCCGCTTACATCGCTACCCTTGGTGGCGGTGCACAGGCAGCAAGTGCGCCTGCTGCTGCGGCACCGGCTGCTGCTGCGCCTGCAGCCAACATGATCAAGGCAGATGCCAACATCGGCTTTGGTCATGCGCTGTTCTCAAGCTGTGCCGTCTGTCACGGTGCAGAGGGCGAGGGTGGAAAACTCCTGAATGCACCGAAGCTTTCTGGATTGCCGGTTTCTGCAACCACTTCAATGCTTGAAATGTACAAGTCTGGCAAGCAGTTGGGCCAGTACTCTTATGTCATGAACGCACAAGCGAAATACCTGACGCCTGAAGAGATCCGTGACTTGGCCGCTTACATTTCTCAAATGAATGTTAAAGGCGCTGACAACAACATGGCTCAGACCGAGTAA
- the folP gene encoding dihydropteroate synthase — MAILNITPDSFSDGGVFFRHEKIDIDKVVDVVATLLADGADILDVGGESTRPGAAEVGVEQELDRVVPVIEAIRARFDLPVSIDTSQPEVMLAATNAGASIINDVRALVRPGALEAARQAVQASGAMVCLMHMRGEPSTMASLCQYENLVPDVLAELDERVKAAIAAGIPRSHLMLDPGFGFAKTTEQNFELLAQLGQFQSRNMPILVGLSRKRMIGEVTGRAVSDRVVGSVVLAVMAMERGADIVRVHDVAATRDGLRLYKATCLSHF, encoded by the coding sequence ATGGCGATTTTGAATATCACTCCTGACTCCTTTTCGGACGGGGGTGTTTTTTTTCGACACGAGAAAATCGATATCGATAAGGTGGTCGACGTTGTTGCGACCTTGCTGGCAGATGGAGCCGATATCCTTGATGTGGGCGGCGAGTCGACACGCCCCGGTGCCGCAGAGGTCGGAGTCGAGCAAGAACTCGATCGAGTCGTGCCGGTGATCGAGGCCATCAGGGCGCGTTTCGATCTGCCTGTTTCGATCGATACCAGTCAGCCTGAGGTTATGCTCGCTGCGACAAATGCGGGTGCATCCATTATCAATGACGTGCGGGCGTTGGTTCGTCCGGGGGCGCTGGAGGCGGCGCGGCAAGCCGTACAGGCTTCGGGTGCCATGGTGTGCTTGATGCATATGCGGGGTGAGCCATCGACGATGGCGAGTCTGTGCCAGTACGAAAATCTGGTGCCAGATGTGCTGGCGGAACTGGATGAGCGGGTGAAGGCTGCCATCGCTGCGGGTATTCCTCGGTCCCATCTGATGCTTGATCCGGGCTTCGGTTTTGCGAAAACTACCGAGCAGAACTTCGAACTTCTTGCTCAGTTGGGGCAATTTCAATCCAGAAATATGCCCATCCTTGTCGGACTTTCGCGAAAGAGAATGATCGGCGAGGTGACGGGGCGAGCTGTTTCCGATAGGGTGGTTGGAAGCGTCGTGCTCGCTGTGATGGCAATGGAGCGCGGGGCGGACATTGTTCGGGTCCATGATGTGGCGGCGACGAGAGACGGGCTTCGGCTGTATAAGGCAACCTGTTTGTCTCATTTTTGA
- the ftsH gene encoding ATP-dependent zinc metalloprotease FtsH: protein MNDLTKNILVWVVIAVVLMTVFNSFSSRSTATQPMSYSQFLSDVKGGSIDSVIIEGKTITGKTSSGAAFQTYSPETDNRAMVGDLLSNNVKINAVPPERPSLLMTIFIQWFPFLLLIGIWIFFMRQMQGGGGRGAMSFGKSKARLLGEDQVKVTFNDVAGADEAKQDVVELVDFLRDPGKFQRLGGRVPRGVLMVGPPGTGKTLLARAVAGEAKVPFFTISGSDFVEMFVGVGASRVRDMFEQAKKQAPCIIFIDEIDAVGRHRGSGMGGGHDEREQTLNQLLVEMDGFEGNEGVIIIAATNRPDVLDKALLRPGRFDRQVVVGLPDVRGREQILKVHLRKVPAAADIVPNLIARGTPGFSGADLANLVNEAALFAARANKSEVVMADLERAKDKIIMGAERKSMVMSEAEKKLTAYHEAGHAIVGRLVPEHDPVYKVSIIPRGRALGVTMFLPDEDRYSYSKRKLESNISSLFGGRIAEELIFGAEAVTTGASNDIERATEIARNMVTKWGMSDKLGTLAYSEEDGDAMFGRSVPGGNISDNTASVIDAEMRLVIDRNYERCHQLLTDNIDILHAMADALMKYETIDVAQIDDLMARRPVRDPADWGAGSDSGSKTPPASGETVSETKQPEEASPPAEKPAPPSDTVGGPANQH from the coding sequence TTGAACGATTTAACGAAAAATATTCTCGTCTGGGTGGTGATCGCGGTTGTTTTGATGACCGTGTTCAACAGTTTCAGCTCTCGCTCGACGGCGACTCAACCGATGAGCTATTCGCAGTTTTTGAGTGATGTGAAGGGTGGAAGCATCGATTCGGTCATTATCGAAGGCAAGACCATTACCGGCAAAACCAGCTCGGGTGCCGCTTTCCAGACTTACAGCCCGGAAACGGATAATCGTGCGATGGTCGGTGACCTGTTGAGCAATAACGTCAAAATCAATGCCGTGCCGCCAGAACGCCCTTCCTTGTTGATGACAATTTTCATCCAGTGGTTCCCGTTCCTGTTGCTGATCGGTATCTGGATTTTCTTCATGCGTCAGATGCAGGGCGGTGGTGGCCGTGGCGCCATGAGTTTCGGCAAATCCAAAGCACGTCTGTTAGGTGAAGATCAGGTCAAGGTGACCTTCAACGACGTGGCCGGTGCCGATGAGGCCAAGCAGGATGTCGTGGAACTGGTCGACTTCCTGCGCGATCCGGGCAAGTTCCAGCGTCTGGGTGGACGGGTGCCGCGTGGCGTGCTGATGGTCGGCCCGCCAGGTACCGGTAAAACCTTGCTGGCGCGCGCGGTGGCGGGCGAAGCGAAAGTCCCCTTCTTCACGATCTCGGGCTCCGATTTTGTCGAAATGTTTGTCGGTGTGGGTGCTTCCCGTGTTCGGGACATGTTCGAACAGGCCAAAAAGCAGGCCCCTTGCATCATCTTTATCGATGAAATCGACGCGGTCGGTCGTCACCGTGGCTCCGGCATGGGTGGTGGCCACGACGAGCGCGAGCAGACTCTGAACCAGTTGCTGGTCGAGATGGACGGCTTCGAAGGCAATGAAGGCGTGATCATCATTGCGGCAACCAACCGCCCCGACGTGCTCGACAAGGCCTTGCTGCGCCCGGGTCGTTTCGACCGCCAGGTTGTGGTTGGCCTGCCCGACGTGCGTGGTCGCGAGCAGATCCTCAAGGTTCATCTGCGCAAGGTGCCGGCTGCTGCCGACATCGTTCCCAACCTGATTGCACGGGGTACGCCGGGTTTCTCCGGTGCCGATCTCGCCAATCTGGTGAACGAGGCGGCCTTGTTTGCCGCTCGTGCGAACAAATCCGAAGTGGTCATGGCTGATCTTGAGCGCGCCAAAGACAAGATCATCATGGGCGCCGAGCGCAAATCCATGGTGATGAGCGAAGCCGAGAAGAAACTGACTGCCTATCATGAGGCGGGGCATGCGATTGTTGGTCGTTTGGTGCCGGAACATGATCCGGTGTACAAGGTTTCCATCATCCCGCGCGGTCGTGCGTTGGGTGTCACCATGTTCCTGCCGGATGAAGATCGCTACAGTTACTCCAAGCGCAAGCTCGAATCCAATATTTCCAGCCTGTTTGGCGGGCGGATTGCTGAAGAGCTGATTTTTGGCGCGGAAGCGGTCACCACCGGGGCATCGAATGACATTGAGCGTGCGACCGAAATTGCCCGCAACATGGTCACCAAATGGGGTATGTCGGACAAACTCGGTACGCTCGCCTATTCCGAAGAGGACGGCGACGCCATGTTCGGCCGGTCGGTGCCGGGGGGTAATATTTCCGATAACACCGCCAGTGTGATCGACGCCGAAATGCGACTCGTGATTGATCGCAACTACGAGCGATGCCACCAGTTGTTGACCGACAACATCGACATTCTGCATGCCATGGCTGATGCCCTGATGAAGTACGAAACGATCGACGTGGCTCAGATTGATGATCTAATGGCGCGTCGACCGGTTCGAGATCCTGCTGACTGGGGTGCAGGCTCTGATTCAGGCAGCAAGACGCCCCCAGCAAGCGGGGAGACGGTGTCTGAGACTAAGCAGCCTGAAGAGGCATCTCCACCTGCGGAAAAACCCGCACCACCGTCGGATACGGTTGGTGGTCCGGCTAACCAGCACTGA
- the rlmE gene encoding 23S rRNA (uridine(2552)-2'-O)-methyltransferase RlmE, translating to MARSNSSQRWLAEHFRDEFVLRAKREGYRSRAVYKLMELNERDRFLKPGQRVVDLGAAPGGWTQYAAQVVGDRGHIFALDLLPMDHFAHTTVIQGDFSSEEVLAHLTALLGDAPVDLVISDMAPNMSGVETVDIPRAMYLAELALDFCHHMLKPEGAFVTKVFQGEGFDALMKNARSAFKSVVVRKPKASRPRSREVYLVARGKRVVYG from the coding sequence ATGGCCCGGTCTAATAGCAGCCAACGTTGGCTGGCTGAACACTTTCGTGACGAATTTGTCCTGCGTGCCAAGCGGGAGGGTTATCGCTCGCGCGCCGTATACAAGCTCATGGAGCTCAACGAACGGGACCGTTTCTTGAAACCGGGGCAACGTGTGGTTGATCTTGGTGCTGCGCCGGGTGGGTGGACGCAATATGCCGCGCAGGTCGTGGGCGATCGGGGGCATATTTTTGCGCTCGACCTCTTGCCTATGGATCATTTTGCCCATACAACGGTAATTCAGGGTGACTTTTCCTCGGAAGAAGTGCTGGCGCATTTGACCGCGTTGCTCGGTGATGCGCCGGTCGATCTTGTGATTTCTGATATGGCGCCGAACATGAGCGGTGTTGAAACCGTCGATATCCCGCGTGCGATGTATCTGGCGGAACTCGCTTTGGATTTTTGTCATCACATGCTCAAGCCCGAGGGGGCATTTGTGACTAAAGTATTTCAGGGAGAAGGTTTTGATGCGCTCATGAAGAATGCCCGGAGCGCCTTCAAAAGTGTCGTGGTGCGTAAGCCCAAGGCATCCCGTCCGCGCTCGCGTGAAGTGTATTTGGTGGCGCGCGGCAAGCGCGTGGTATATGGTTAA
- a CDS encoding copper chaperone PCu(A)C, translating into MKRVFVGSLFMVMSSGAFAAPVITDAWIPEQPPGAMASAVFLNMINQTDKPEALVKAEAPGFKLVQLHQSIEVNGMHKMIEQKEIVVPAHGETRLAPGGYHIMLIQPEKRLQAGDSLPVTLTFADGSHETVSVPVKKRSAMSGMMKH; encoded by the coding sequence ATGAAACGAGTGTTCGTGGGTTCTCTGTTTATGGTGATGAGTAGCGGTGCATTTGCGGCGCCCGTGATTACCGATGCCTGGATTCCCGAGCAACCTCCGGGGGCAATGGCGAGCGCGGTTTTTCTCAACATGATCAACCAGACCGACAAGCCGGAGGCATTGGTCAAAGCGGAGGCGCCCGGCTTCAAACTTGTCCAGTTGCACCAGTCGATCGAAGTTAATGGCATGCATAAAATGATCGAGCAAAAAGAGATCGTTGTGCCGGCCCACGGTGAAACGAGATTGGCTCCCGGTGGTTATCACATCATGCTGATCCAGCCTGAAAAACGGCTGCAAGCGGGCGACTCGCTGCCGGTTACACTCACGTTTGCCGATGGCTCGCATGAAACGGTCAGCGTGCCCGTGAAAAAACGGTCTGCGATGTCCGGTATGATGAAGCACTGA
- a CDS encoding SCO family protein → MSHARYGRRFPHVSLMLVRVLALLALGAFVSLGISACGDQSQTGSINERAVNIQRLSAFEPKDLLVMRSLKSPISVPPAEFMTANGLVKTPELFKGHWTLFYIGYTFCPDVCPTELTALAGLLPKLQQSLPGVKWQIVFLSVDPERDTPKRINEYVHYFDKQFIGMTGARSMIDKVTKPMKAGYRISAHNPGDASYEIDHDTAYRLISPDGKMVAILPSPHDPAAMDQALVRFFKEVVQ, encoded by the coding sequence ATGTCGCATGCTCGTTATGGCCGTCGATTCCCGCATGTGTCGCTGATGTTGGTGCGTGTTCTGGCGCTGCTGGCCTTGGGCGCATTCGTCTCGCTCGGAATTTCTGCTTGTGGCGACCAGAGTCAGACTGGCTCGATCAATGAGCGTGCAGTCAATATTCAGCGGCTGTCCGCTTTCGAGCCGAAGGATTTGCTGGTGATGCGTTCGCTGAAATCGCCCATCAGCGTGCCGCCTGCCGAATTCATGACGGCAAACGGGCTGGTCAAGACGCCAGAGTTATTCAAGGGGCATTGGACGCTGTTTTATATTGGTTATACCTTTTGTCCCGATGTGTGCCCGACCGAGTTGACCGCTTTGGCGGGGTTGTTGCCGAAGTTACAGCAGTCATTGCCCGGCGTGAAATGGCAGATTGTGTTTCTGTCCGTGGATCCCGAGCGGGATACGCCCAAGCGGATCAATGAGTACGTTCATTATTTCGATAAGCAGTTTATTGGTATGACGGGCGCGCGGTCGATGATCGATAAGGTCACCAAACCGATGAAGGCGGGCTACCGAATCTCGGCGCATAATCCCGGTGACGCAAGTTATGAAATTGATCACGATACCGCGTACCGGTTGATTTCCCCTGATGGCAAGATGGTCGCCATTTTGCCATCACCGCATGATCCGGCGGCGATGGATCAGGCTTTGGTTCGATTTTTCAAAGAGGTGGTGCAATGA
- the yhbY gene encoding ribosome assembly RNA-binding protein YhbY yields the protein MALTNKQKQFLRAQAHHLNPVVLLGQHGLTDAVMAEIELALSIHELIKVRIPGQDRDDKKNMMQQIATTTGSELVQSVGHIAVFYRPDPDGTRLALPKATPGTNRR from the coding sequence ATGGCTCTCACAAACAAACAAAAACAGTTTCTGCGCGCACAGGCCCACCACCTCAATCCTGTCGTACTTCTTGGTCAACACGGGCTAACCGATGCCGTCATGGCTGAAATCGAGCTTGCACTGAGTATTCACGAGCTCATCAAAGTGCGCATCCCCGGCCAGGATCGGGACGACAAGAAGAATATGATGCAGCAGATCGCCACCACGACCGGTTCCGAGTTGGTGCAGTCTGTAGGGCACATCGCCGTGTTTTACCGCCCCGATCCGGATGGTACGCGTTTGGCGCTACCCAAAGCCACCCCAGGAACCAACCGTCG